The sequence ATTCATTGAAATTGTCGATGCTCTTAAAAGGAAAGATATTCGTGACAAAGAAAACCAGGCCAATGAACGGCCTGGAAAAGATTCACGTAATCTGTATCTTTTAAAAGAAGGATTAATTATGGCAGGATCTCCAGCTGCTAAAAACGTTTCAAAGACGGATATGGCACAACGGCTCAGACTAGAGCAGCGGTGTGCTCAGATGTTGAAGAATTTGAATCGGTTCGTTTCACGCGAACGTCTTACTATACACAATTTATCGGAAAACTGTACTAGTGCTGATCTAAGAAAAATAGTCCATCAACATACTGGCTGCATTCCAATAGAATGTCGAGTTATGCGAGAAAATACACCATCGTTCGGAAATCCCTCCGGTAAATCGCGTGGGTATGGATTTCTGTCATTCAAAAACCACAATATTTCCTTAGAAGTCCTGAGAAAACTCAACAACAACCCAAAAGTATTTGGGAAAAACAGTAGACCAATAGTAGCATTCAGCATAGAAGATCGCAAAGTGCACAACATCAAGCAACAACGTCTACTTAAATCGCGGCTTAATAATCCTACCTATCAGGAGAAGTTAAAGAAAATTCAAGAGAAGAAGTTTCTTCGAAGAAAAGAGCGAACAAAAGCAATAACCGAAAAAATTGCTATTGTTCCCAACGTTGCCATTAGTAATTTGAAAAATTGCACCAAAACGCCGAAAAAAGAACGCAAAAGAAAACTTGAAAATATGGAAGAATTTACAGGGGAAATTTCACGTCAGGGCAGAATAGGAATCCGGTCCAGTAGGAAAATTAATGCGCAAGCTGAAGCACATATGCAACGTATAAAATCTGAGAAACAACAAGCACGTAAAAAACGGGTCAAGAAAGAGCATGAGAAAAACCGACAATTAAAGGCAAAACGACGTGTAAAACAAAAACATACTAACTTAACCGATCTGAAACAGGAAGACCAGTACTTTCAGCAAACGGTAGGGagatataaacaaatcatccatGATGCCGTTAAAAATAGTGAACGTAGTAGATGGTATAGTGGTTGATTTtatttgttataaataatatACAAAGCTAATTTACACGTGTTTTAATTACTGTAAAATTTTCCTATTAACCTTTTAAGGTTTCTCCCTCCCATGGTTGGTGGGtgggtattgcaaacatcatcagatacaatcaattagcgttgCAATTTAATATAAACATGTGTTACAGCTTTAAGTTTCATTACTGAATTTAATGAATGAGATATGGAACGACTCCAAtatgatgttgattgcattacactCCAACATTCGGTACAGGAgtggccggtagggcttaactgagctgttttatgtttcatattcATACTACCGGCCGTTATTACcagtatgaagctgaagttaagagaagtgaacgtatcccaattgagtTTCAACAGATGAACGGCAAATTAAATTTATCTTTAACCTTTATTGgcggtttgtgtaccatggaatactgtggaatagAATATattatcaccctcattcttgtttacgtccgtatccgcaatacgacgaacgggtactttcgaacgaatacgaataagccattcttgttttcactcgaatgaattcgaacgcgactcgtttgccacaaaatattcaaatatcagtaaacttcttaaaataaatgctaagccttgatgtaatcagtccaattcatgtgattaaccatatgcgaaacgctagaatgtatgccattttagtttcagacgaaacgtgtattcgaacatcattagcggcccttacacgatcattaaaagtgtcattactaagtaatgacacttctgctcaaacgctcgtcattactgcattactgtacatcattactttttagcattacacgttcattattaatgatgagtatttgtaactactccagcaatagcaatatttttattcgttcgtttagctgaaaataaatttgatttgccattgaaacgttaaggttaatgaaatattaacaatttaaatctacactttgtcattttttcgcgtatagttctaaagatattcatcacttccacaaaaaaaataagaagaagaaataatgttggtaatgatggaaaatccacaattccatcattactgaactcgtagaccttacacgatcattaaaagtgccattcctttttagtaatgacacttttaatgatcgtgtaagggccgctaatcgttcgaacacattgaaaaaagtttaaccgatctctaacaaaattattttcgaatctaaaggtgatttgtaatcaaatcataaatttgtgttttgcataaatcatttagaaagcgtagcagtatagtaaaattctgttttttctggagagcctttgaatatatgcgaggttcaaagtttttacgcatcaattttgcctctattaagtactttatggaaaatacgccatgggtaaacatgcattattttatattaaatgcatgattttaccaatgaaataaatatgtaggctatcgaaaacatgacaaaattgcaagaaaaatgcaacatatttttcgcagatactactgatcggactgctatgatacaaaatcagtgaaaaaataagtcaaataacagatgatatcaaagatttttatttacaactcaaatctgttCCAGAACTGATaatttaaagttggatgggcgttgtttttatgcatgtacgatgtttaaaagtgtgattgattcgaacgtaaacgggaatacgaatttgctatactttcgaacgtatcgcatacggccgtaaaaaAGAATGAGGGTGTATATAGACTGAACATGTCACTGATAGCTGCCAAACGATGTTCATAGCTTAGAGTGATCCCAGACTTTTATACTTACAAATCATCAACTCCGTAATACCACCGAGTTTGTGAGTCTTCGTATTTCCGTGAAGTAGACATTAACGTATTCTATTTCATATCCATCAATTCCTCCCTGTAAATGACGGAAATGGTGGCGCTCGACAGGGGTGGCTATTATGCTGTTGAAATGTTTAATCTGAGTTGGAATGGTATACATTCCAAATACTATTTCAACTTAAAGGAAGTTGAAGAAATTGTAACGTATCGAGACCGATTCAGAAACCCATGACTTTCGTTACTTTGTAGTTGATGAGTATTGTTCCACGGTAAACACTGAAGGGCGGGGCTATGAGCATCGTTTAAGTAGTGATGACTGAGCAGCGAACAGTAAAGAAATTTTAAGCAGTATACGTCTGTAAAATGTGTAGTCATGCTCATTACAAATCTTAAGTTGCGTCGAGAAGAACACCAAGATCTCCAACGCACGT comes from Malaya genurostris strain Urasoe2022 chromosome 3, Malgen_1.1, whole genome shotgun sequence and encodes:
- the LOC131435184 gene encoding RNA-binding protein 28, with product MSTDKSEPEQISKNKYISPSCDADCNDVRALSRNAARKRSREFARRQCRIIIRNVPYKLTQKKLRDEFEQYGVLKDINILKRTDGKLVGCVFLQYEHPDQSERAIKMLNGKMVMGRKLEACYALPKDTYTKMKSKQDIKHEGNKYENSIGEVNKGEKDDFEIEESDKDIMDEDSFAEDIKPPKPLQQKKLEEIEEGRTVFLKNVPYDANETILKDTMCQFGTVDKVFINRERVSGHSKGTAFVIFKLKDSAEICKKQSLKILVNNQFIEIVDALKRKDIRDKENQANERPGKDSRNLYLLKEGLIMAGSPAAKNVSKTDMAQRLRLEQRCAQMLKNLNRFVSRERLTIHNLSENCTSADLRKIVHQHTGCIPIECRVMRENTPSFGNPSGKSRGYGFLSFKNHNISLEVLRKLNNNPKVFGKNSRPIVAFSIEDRKVHNIKQQRLLKSRLNNPTYQEKLKKIQEKKFLRRKERTKAITEKIAIVPNVAISNLKNCTKTPKKERKRKLENMEEFTGEISRQGRIGIRSSRKINAQAEAHMQRIKSEKQQARKKRVKKEHEKNRQLKAKRRVKQKHTNLTDLKQEDQYFQQTVGRYKQIIHDAVKNSERSRWYSG